A genomic stretch from Mycobacterium cookii includes:
- a CDS encoding LLM class flavin-dependent oxidoreductase, with protein sequence MMTSKRQMALVAFMQAGSTSVYAGSWRHPATEHGYLDASYYAKIGRQLEQGCFDLMFFDDRLAMPGIYGGSVADAVKYGARPVKLDLSIVLGVLAQATSRIGLGATCSTTYYPPFHVARTFATLDHLSGGRAAWNIVTSVNDSEAQNFGTDSHLGHDARYDRAEEFLDATVGLWDTWEDDAILHDRVNGIYADSDKVHELHHHGDFFSVRGPLTVPRTPQGRPVLIQAGSSGRGREFASRWADLIFTGDPGIEVARNHYADQKERIGAAGRDPDSVKLCPMAYAVVGESEDHAKERERVFLNDLVHPMASLTLLSELMNYDFAKHDLDDPITDELIDSVSGIRGLVQNLRAHIGDKITLRDLAGHRATLLQGPRFVGTGKQVADQMEEWFHGGACDGFVLAATHLPGAFEDVVRMVIPELQHRGLFRESYSGSTLRDHLGLQRPAGVPVTA encoded by the coding sequence ATGATGACTTCGAAACGACAGATGGCTCTCGTCGCCTTCATGCAAGCGGGCAGCACCTCGGTCTATGCCGGCTCGTGGCGTCACCCCGCCACCGAGCACGGTTACCTCGATGCGTCCTACTACGCCAAGATCGGCCGGCAACTCGAGCAGGGCTGCTTCGACCTGATGTTCTTCGACGACCGGCTCGCGATGCCCGGCATCTACGGCGGCTCGGTCGCTGACGCCGTCAAATACGGCGCGCGCCCGGTGAAGCTCGACCTGTCGATCGTGCTGGGTGTGCTGGCCCAGGCGACCTCGCGTATCGGGCTGGGCGCGACCTGCTCCACGACCTACTACCCGCCCTTTCACGTGGCCCGCACGTTCGCCACCCTCGATCACCTCTCCGGCGGCCGGGCCGCCTGGAACATCGTCACCTCGGTCAACGACAGCGAGGCGCAGAACTTCGGCACGGACTCGCATCTGGGCCACGACGCCCGCTACGACCGCGCCGAAGAGTTCCTCGATGCCACCGTCGGGCTGTGGGACACCTGGGAAGACGACGCGATTTTGCACGACCGGGTCAACGGCATCTACGCCGACTCGGACAAGGTGCACGAGCTGCACCATCATGGTGACTTCTTCTCGGTGCGGGGTCCGCTGACGGTGCCGCGCACCCCGCAGGGACGACCGGTGCTCATCCAGGCCGGATCCTCGGGCCGCGGACGCGAATTCGCTTCGCGCTGGGCCGATTTGATCTTCACCGGCGACCCGGGCATCGAGGTCGCGCGCAACCACTACGCCGACCAGAAGGAGCGCATCGGCGCAGCGGGCCGCGACCCGGATTCGGTCAAGCTCTGCCCGATGGCCTATGCCGTCGTCGGCGAGAGTGAAGATCACGCCAAGGAGCGCGAGCGGGTCTTTCTCAACGACCTCGTGCACCCGATGGCGTCGCTGACCCTACTCTCGGAGCTGATGAACTACGACTTCGCCAAACACGACCTCGACGACCCGATCACCGACGAGCTCATCGACTCGGTGTCGGGCATTCGCGGCCTGGTGCAGAATCTACGCGCCCACATCGGTGACAAGATCACCCTGCGTGACCTCGCCGGTCATCGGGCGACCCTGCTGCAGGGCCCGCGGTTCGTCGGCACCGGAAAGCAGGTGGCCGATCAGATGGAAGAATGGTTCCATGGTGGTGCCTGCGACGGATTTGTCTTGGCTGCAACGCATCTGCCCGGTGCTTTCGAGGACGTGGTACGGATGGTGATCCCGGAATTGCAGCACCGCGGGCTGTTCCGCGAGTCCTACAGCGGATCGACGTTGCGCGATCACCTCGGTTTGCAACGGCCGGCCGGCGTGCCCGTCACAGCATGA
- a CDS encoding CaiB/BaiF CoA transferase family protein, which translates to MLDGIRVLDVATLAAAPLAATYLGEFGADVIKIEQPDGGDPIRTWGNQVDGVGLMWKSLARNKRSITLNLRVAEGQALLRQLVEHADVVIVNTRPATLRKWGLDYPALKAVNEKIVMLHITGYGLTGPKSERPGFGTLGEAMSGFANITGEAGGPPTLPPFMLADGVASLNAAYAVMMALYHRDVHGAPGQLIDINLIDPLARLLEQTLLGYDQLGLVPTRAGNRWDISAPRNTYRTADDKWLAMSGSSPTLALRVFRAIGRGDLVDDADFSDPQRRLARALEVDQVVADWVATKTLAEAMEILDAAEVAAAPVYDITDLVADEQLSHREVFVKVGDDELGAMTVQAPVPRFSGATGRVQHLGPRIGEHNIEVYGELLGLTGTDIDGLRAKGVL; encoded by the coding sequence ATGCTCGACGGCATCCGGGTTCTCGATGTCGCGACGCTGGCGGCAGCACCGCTGGCCGCGACATATCTCGGCGAGTTCGGTGCCGACGTCATCAAGATCGAACAGCCCGACGGCGGCGACCCGATCCGCACCTGGGGTAACCAGGTCGACGGCGTCGGGCTGATGTGGAAGTCGTTGGCGCGCAACAAGCGTTCGATCACCCTCAACCTGCGCGTCGCCGAAGGCCAGGCGCTGCTGCGGCAACTCGTCGAACACGCCGACGTGGTGATCGTGAACACCCGGCCGGCGACCCTGCGCAAGTGGGGGCTGGACTATCCGGCGCTGAAGGCGGTCAACGAGAAGATCGTCATGCTGCATATCACCGGCTACGGACTGACCGGACCGAAGAGTGAGCGACCCGGCTTCGGCACGCTCGGCGAGGCGATGAGCGGCTTCGCCAACATCACCGGCGAGGCCGGCGGACCGCCGACGCTGCCGCCGTTCATGCTTGCCGACGGAGTGGCGTCGCTCAACGCCGCGTACGCGGTGATGATGGCGCTGTATCACCGTGACGTGCACGGCGCGCCGGGGCAGCTGATCGACATCAACCTGATCGACCCGCTGGCGCGGCTGCTCGAGCAGACGCTGCTCGGCTACGACCAGCTCGGTCTGGTGCCGACCAGGGCGGGCAACCGCTGGGACATCTCGGCGCCGCGCAACACGTACCGCACCGCCGACGACAAATGGCTGGCGATGTCGGGCAGTTCACCGACGTTGGCGCTGAGGGTGTTTCGCGCGATCGGGCGCGGCGACCTGGTCGACGACGCCGACTTCTCCGATCCGCAGCGACGGCTGGCGCGGGCCCTCGAGGTCGACCAGGTGGTCGCCGACTGGGTGGCCACCAAGACGCTGGCCGAAGCGATGGAGATCCTCGACGCGGCCGAGGTGGCCGCCGCTCCGGTCTACGACATCACCGATCTCGTTGCCGACGAACAGCTTTCGCATCGCGAGGTCTTCGTCAAGGTCGGCGACGACGAGCTCGGCGCGATGACCGTCCAGGCTCCGGTGCCGCGGTTCTCCGGCGCGACGGGACGCGTACAGCACCTCGGCCCGCGGATCGGCGAGCACAACATCGAGGTGTACGGCGAACTGCTCGGGCTCACCGGCACTGACATCGACGGCCTGCGCGCGAAAGGTGTGCTGTAG
- a CDS encoding HpcH/HpaI aldolase/citrate lyase family protein yields the protein MTSLLRRSELAVPAANDHMFAKAAASDADLVFLDLEDATAPAHKEAARAKVVTGLNELNWGRTVRAVRINGLDTQWCHDDIIEVVTGARDNLETIIIPKALRARDVWWVDVLLSQLEAKLGLSRQIRLEVLIEEVEGLANAEEIAVASGRLDALIFGVGDFSLSQGARVNTNFDPLGEYPGDFWAYARNKVIVAARIAGIDAIDAPYPDYGNLEGYERDARRAALMGYTGKWAIHPSQIAVANAVYAPTDEEIALAERNVKAYREGEQKGLGAVGVNGVLVDAAHVKMAEATLQRAALIGRGPATG from the coding sequence ATGACCTCACTGCTGCGCCGCTCCGAACTTGCGGTGCCCGCGGCCAACGACCACATGTTCGCCAAGGCCGCCGCATCGGACGCCGACCTGGTGTTCCTCGACTTGGAGGACGCCACCGCGCCCGCGCACAAGGAGGCCGCGCGCGCGAAAGTTGTCACGGGCCTCAACGAACTCAACTGGGGACGCACCGTGCGGGCGGTCCGGATCAACGGCCTGGACACCCAGTGGTGCCACGACGACATCATCGAAGTCGTCACCGGCGCCCGGGATAACCTCGAGACCATCATCATCCCGAAAGCGCTTCGGGCACGCGATGTTTGGTGGGTCGACGTACTGCTCAGCCAGCTGGAGGCCAAACTCGGCCTGTCGCGCCAGATTCGGCTCGAGGTGCTCATCGAAGAGGTGGAGGGCCTGGCCAACGCCGAGGAGATCGCGGTGGCCAGCGGACGGCTGGACGCGCTGATCTTCGGGGTCGGTGACTTCTCGCTGTCCCAGGGCGCCCGGGTAAACACCAACTTCGACCCGCTCGGCGAATATCCCGGCGACTTCTGGGCATACGCGCGCAACAAGGTGATCGTCGCGGCCCGCATCGCCGGCATCGACGCGATCGACGCGCCCTATCCCGACTACGGCAACCTCGAGGGCTACGAGCGCGACGCGCGTCGGGCCGCGCTGATGGGTTACACCGGCAAGTGGGCCATCCACCCGAGCCAGATCGCCGTCGCCAACGCGGTGTACGCGCCGACCGACGAGGAGATCGCGCTCGCCGAGCGCAACGTCAAGGCCTACCGCGAAGGCGAACAGAAGGGTCTGGGCGCGGTCGGCGTCAACGGCGTGCTGGTCGATGCGGCACACGTCAAAATGGCCGAGGCCACCCTGCAGCGTGCCGCGCTGATCGGGCGGGGTCCCGCCACGGGCTGA
- a CDS encoding antibiotic biosynthesis monooxygenase has protein sequence MFARSTTIQAQPSSIDAGVAHVRDAVLPRIQEVDGCVGLSLLVDRESGRCIATTAWENEAALHASAQQVRPVRDEVAQKFGGSPTIDEWEIAVLHRDHRSGPGACVRATWLRVRPEQFDRAIEFYRESVLPAIEELDGFCSASLMIDRASWRAVSSSTFDSLEAMQRNEEQARSLRTARLRDLGADQHDVGEFELAVAHLRVPELV, from the coding sequence ATGTTTGCGCGCTCCACCACTATCCAGGCTCAGCCGTCGTCGATCGACGCCGGCGTCGCGCATGTTCGCGACGCCGTTCTGCCGAGAATCCAGGAGGTCGACGGCTGCGTCGGCCTGTCGTTGTTGGTCGACCGCGAGTCCGGTCGTTGTATCGCGACCACCGCATGGGAGAACGAAGCCGCCCTGCATGCCAGCGCCCAGCAGGTGCGCCCGGTGCGTGATGAGGTGGCGCAGAAATTCGGGGGCAGCCCAACGATCGACGAGTGGGAAATCGCGGTACTGCATCGCGATCACCGCTCCGGTCCGGGCGCCTGTGTGCGCGCCACGTGGCTTAGGGTGCGGCCCGAGCAGTTCGATCGGGCAATCGAGTTCTACCGGGAGTCAGTGCTGCCCGCGATCGAAGAGCTCGACGGCTTTTGCAGCGCGAGCCTGATGATCGACCGTGCCTCGTGGCGGGCGGTGTCGTCGTCGACGTTCGACAGCCTCGAGGCGATGCAGCGCAATGAGGAGCAGGCCCGTTCGCTGCGGACCGCTCGGCTGCGCGACCTCGGCGCCGACCAGCACGACGTCGGCGAGTTCGAGTTGGCGGTGGCACACCTGCGGGTGCCCGAGCTGGTTTAG
- a CDS encoding sensor domain-containing protein has protein sequence MLFVSYASQDRPLIENLLTTLRRNRQQVWWDDELGGGEAWWHAILEQIRRCDVFIVAVSNNSLASKPCQAELRYAEALRRPILPVQIGPIDSLRVTPLAARQILDFRDPSKQNAFRLLSSVQHRQAQVPTLPWPLPPEPQVPFAYLMRLAAVLSRPELSRHQQAELMIELKDRLDDDRHDPAAFRDLTQLLRLLRDRADVTWRIRTEIDSTLASIESPNAGAAVTVPFTQAGMSGPFSAPEPAVTSAVTIPHPVMPAAFSGPQPIPPPPPPPAPPPSPTPSISDRNAKSGRIRRRWIVVGVVGVVASIAAGIGLKVAFPQQNSDRLSGLLVSDSDVNSIMGGDDMRQVESGKGATKHSSWVSTTPQICLATLYPGMDSTYQDSGMQELSWTVIQKRGGPNRAGESNNRFADQDIAVFPPNSDRAAAFVARSADQWKQCARQVATATYLSDNRSYRWDVGDFSGGSTKIFQRFTEVDGNGYACQRVLNAVSDYVIDVKACGPGVTDEASRIVDKIAAGLAQPGVMK, from the coding sequence TTGCTTTTTGTCAGCTACGCCAGTCAAGACCGACCGCTGATAGAGAACCTGCTGACCACGTTGCGACGCAATCGCCAGCAGGTGTGGTGGGACGACGAGTTGGGCGGTGGCGAAGCGTGGTGGCACGCCATACTCGAGCAGATCCGCCGCTGCGATGTATTCATCGTCGCCGTCTCCAACAACTCGTTGGCGTCCAAACCCTGCCAGGCTGAGCTGCGCTACGCCGAGGCGCTGCGACGGCCGATCCTGCCCGTCCAGATTGGGCCGATCGACAGCCTGCGGGTGACCCCGTTGGCGGCCCGACAGATCCTCGACTTCAGGGACCCGTCCAAGCAGAACGCCTTCCGGCTGCTCTCCTCGGTGCAGCACCGGCAGGCTCAGGTCCCGACGCTGCCCTGGCCACTACCCCCCGAACCACAGGTGCCGTTCGCGTACCTGATGCGGCTCGCGGCGGTCCTGTCACGCCCAGAGCTGAGTCGGCACCAGCAGGCCGAGCTGATGATCGAACTCAAGGATCGACTAGACGACGATCGTCACGATCCGGCCGCCTTCCGCGACCTCACCCAGTTGTTGCGACTGCTACGCGACCGGGCGGACGTCACCTGGCGGATCCGCACCGAGATCGACTCGACCCTGGCCTCGATCGAATCGCCGAACGCGGGCGCTGCAGTCACGGTTCCATTCACGCAGGCAGGAATGTCTGGGCCGTTCTCCGCTCCGGAGCCGGCGGTGACGTCAGCGGTGACCATCCCGCATCCGGTGATGCCGGCGGCGTTTTCCGGACCGCAGCCGATCCCGCCGCCCCCACCTCCCCCGGCTCCCCCGCCTTCCCCGACGCCCTCGATTTCCGACCGCAATGCCAAGTCGGGCCGGATTCGCCGGCGCTGGATCGTCGTCGGCGTTGTCGGCGTGGTTGCCTCGATCGCGGCCGGGATTGGCCTCAAAGTTGCTTTCCCACAACAGAATTCCGACCGGCTTAGTGGCCTGCTCGTCAGCGACTCAGACGTCAACTCCATCATGGGCGGTGACGATATGCGACAGGTGGAGAGCGGCAAAGGAGCGACGAAACACAGCAGCTGGGTTTCCACGACCCCACAGATTTGTCTGGCGACGCTCTATCCGGGGATGGACTCCACGTATCAGGACAGCGGAATGCAGGAGCTTTCCTGGACGGTCATACAGAAGCGAGGTGGGCCGAACCGGGCCGGTGAGAGCAACAACCGCTTTGCCGACCAGGACATCGCGGTCTTCCCGCCGAACTCCGACCGAGCGGCCGCATTCGTGGCGCGATCGGCCGACCAGTGGAAGCAGTGCGCCCGCCAAGTCGCGACGGCCACCTATCTTTCCGACAACCGTTCCTACCGATGGGACGTCGGTGACTTCTCCGGCGGCTCCACCAAAATCTTCCAACGCTTCACCGAGGTCGACGGCAACGGCTATGCGTGCCAACGAGTGCTGAACGCGGTGTCTGACTACGTCATCGACGTCAAGGCGTGCGGACCCGGCGTCACCGACGAAGCCAGCCGCATCGTCGACAAGATCGCCGCCGGGCTAGCCCAACCCGGCGTCATGAAATAA
- a CDS encoding potassium channel family protein — translation MTASPADGEATPPLAVHQRILAVLTDPRLYWVLAPAAVFAFLLGCFGYLTWEPLEGSEHVHYSLSDALYGSSKLFFLHAAPQPESQVGLALDVARYLAPIVAGWAALIALIALLHDRAQRMLIPLRRNHVVLCGLGDVGFELLRVLRAANYRVVVIEADARNPRIEACRQWGGPVIVGDAQLKSTLEAAGVKRAARLLAVTPDDVVNTEIVTRARRLVKGSRRLLCLARVNNPSLCVFLRIEESNHGDDESALDFFNADEIGARLLLEAHPFDTATQPHILLAHLDTLGSELVMNAARRWQDERADSSAPLLVTVVDDDADQRIGSLLANYPVLEQVCEFTAYCTSARDLQRLSTARPAVPISRAYVTAQRDEQTVETALKLRHALDSAVPVVAALWQAYGVADLLENSTTQHGTNLTVFRTIQQTCSVDLVEGGSFEAIAHEIHRRYCLMQPDGVNPPPWSELDESLKKSNRAQARHIGVKLRSIGCEITPLRDWQAKDFTFTSDELTKLSIMEHDRWEQEKRDAGVKSDPHFLPWDQLPTDIAEWDTNFIRAIPAMLASVGLQIVDVREAAARYPNAAATAGTHP, via the coding sequence TTGACCGCATCGCCTGCCGACGGCGAGGCCACGCCTCCGCTGGCGGTCCATCAGCGCATTCTGGCCGTGCTGACCGATCCCCGGTTGTACTGGGTGCTGGCGCCCGCCGCCGTTTTCGCGTTTCTGCTCGGTTGCTTCGGTTACCTGACCTGGGAGCCGCTCGAAGGCTCCGAGCACGTGCACTATTCGCTCTCCGACGCCTTATACGGCAGCAGCAAACTTTTCTTCCTGCACGCCGCCCCACAGCCGGAGAGCCAGGTCGGCTTGGCGTTGGATGTCGCCCGCTACCTGGCACCGATCGTGGCCGGGTGGGCTGCGCTGATCGCACTGATCGCGCTGCTGCACGACCGGGCGCAGCGGATGCTGATTCCGCTCAGACGTAACCATGTGGTGCTGTGCGGCTTGGGCGATGTCGGCTTCGAGTTGCTGCGGGTGCTGCGCGCCGCGAATTACCGGGTGGTTGTCATCGAAGCAGACGCGCGTAACCCACGCATCGAAGCCTGCCGCCAGTGGGGCGGCCCGGTGATCGTGGGCGACGCGCAGTTGAAGTCGACGCTGGAGGCGGCCGGAGTCAAGCGTGCCGCACGTCTACTCGCCGTAACGCCAGACGACGTCGTCAACACTGAAATCGTCACGCGGGCAAGGCGGTTGGTCAAAGGCAGTCGCCGACTGCTCTGCCTGGCCCGGGTCAACAACCCGAGCCTGTGTGTGTTTCTGAGGATCGAGGAGTCCAACCACGGGGACGACGAGTCGGCGCTGGACTTCTTCAACGCCGATGAGATCGGCGCGCGCCTGCTGCTCGAGGCGCACCCGTTCGACACGGCGACGCAGCCGCACATCCTGCTGGCTCACCTCGACACACTCGGTTCCGAGCTGGTGATGAACGCGGCCCGCAGATGGCAGGACGAACGCGCGGACAGTTCCGCACCGCTGCTGGTCACGGTTGTCGATGACGACGCGGACCAGCGGATCGGCAGTCTGCTGGCCAACTACCCGGTCCTCGAGCAGGTGTGCGAGTTCACCGCCTACTGCACTTCTGCCCGCGATCTCCAGCGGCTCTCGACCGCCCGGCCCGCGGTCCCGATTTCCCGCGCCTACGTGACCGCGCAGCGCGACGAACAGACCGTCGAGACCGCGCTCAAGCTGCGCCACGCGCTCGACTCGGCGGTGCCGGTGGTCGCGGCGCTGTGGCAGGCCTACGGGGTTGCCGACCTCCTGGAGAACTCGACGACGCAGCACGGCACGAATCTGACGGTATTCAGAACAATCCAGCAAACATGCAGCGTGGACCTGGTCGAAGGCGGGTCGTTCGAAGCAATCGCCCACGAAATCCATCGCCGCTACTGCTTGATGCAACCCGACGGGGTGAACCCACCGCCGTGGTCCGAGCTGGACGAGTCACTGAAGAAATCCAACCGTGCCCAGGCGCGTCATATCGGTGTCAAACTGCGCAGCATCGGATGCGAGATCACGCCGCTTCGGGACTGGCAGGCGAAGGATTTCACCTTCACCAGCGACGAGCTCACCAAGTTGAGCATCATGGAGCACGATCGTTGGGAGCAGGAAAAAAGAGACGCCGGGGTGAAATCGGACCCGCATTTTCTGCCATGGGACCAGCTGCCTACCGATATCGCCGAGTGGGACACCAACTTCATCAGGGCGATCCCCGCGATGCTTGCCTCGGTGGGCCTGCAGATCGTCGACGTACGGGAAGCGGCGGCCCGCTACCCGAATGCCGCCGCGACGGCTGGCACGCACCCTTAA
- a CDS encoding secondary thiamine-phosphate synthase enzyme YjbQ: MLDVDTARRRTVDLTEAVRAFCFPLGDGLCNVFVPHATAGVAIIETGAGSDDDLVDTLERLLPRDERYRHSHGSAGHGADHVLPAIVAPSITVPVHGGEPLLGTWQSVVLVDLNRDNPRRSVRLSFVEA; the protein is encoded by the coding sequence GTGCTGGATGTCGACACCGCGCGTCGCCGTACCGTCGATCTGACCGAGGCTGTGCGCGCGTTCTGCTTCCCGCTGGGTGACGGCCTGTGCAACGTGTTCGTCCCGCACGCGACGGCCGGGGTGGCGATCATCGAAACCGGGGCCGGATCCGACGACGACCTCGTCGACACCCTGGAACGGTTGTTGCCGCGCGACGAGCGCTACCGGCATTCGCACGGATCTGCAGGTCATGGCGCCGATCATGTGCTGCCGGCGATCGTCGCGCCGTCGATCACCGTGCCGGTGCACGGCGGTGAGCCGCTGCTCGGCACCTGGCAGAGCGTCGTGCTGGTCGACTTGAACCGGGACAATCCGCGGCGGTCGGTGCGGCTGTCGTTCGTCGAGGCGTGA
- the alaS gene encoding alanine--tRNA ligase — MQTHEIRKRFLDHFVNAGHTEVPSASVILDDPNLLFVNAGMVQFVPFFLGQRTPPYPTATSIQKCIRTPDIDEVGITTRHNTFFQMAGNFSFGDYFKRAAIELAWTLLTNKVEDGGYGLDPEKLWATVYLDDDEAIALWREIAGLPVERIQRRGMADNYWSMGIPGPCGPSSEIYYDRGPGFGVDGGPVANEDRYLEVWNLVFMQNERGEGIGKEDYEILGPLPRKNIDTGMGVERIALVLQNVANVYETDLLRPVIDLVESRAPRRYDVGNHADDVRYRIIADHSRTAAILIGDGVSPGNDGRGYVLRRLLRRVIRSAKLLGIDDPIVGDLMATVRDAMGPSYPELMTDFDRINRIAIAEETAFNRTLASGSKLFDDVAGTTRSSGASVVSGSDAFTLHDTYGFPIELTLEMAAEQGLTVDQAGFHELMLQQRQRAKADAAARKHAHADLTAYRELVDAGPTEFTGFDELTSEARILGIFVDGKRVPVVAHAAHGEAAIADRVELVLDRTPLYAESGGQLADVGTITGTGSGGSARAAVTDVQKIAKSLYVHRVNVESGEFVEGDTVVAAVDAGWRKGATQGHSGTHMVHAALRQVLGPNAVQAGSLNRPGYLRFDFNWQGSLSEQQRADIEEVTNQAVQADYEVHTFVENFEKAKAMGAMALFGESYPEQVRVVEIGGPFSLELCGGTHVHNSAQIGPVTLLGESSVGSGVRRVEAYVGLESFKHLAKERALMAGLASSLKVPSDEVPARVANLVERLKAAEKEIERSRLANARAAAANAAAGAQHIGNVQVVAQRMSAGMTGSDLRSLVGDIRGKLGNDPAVVALIAEGGGGAVPYAVAANRAAQDLGLRANELVKQLAGAVDGRGGGKADLAQGSGKDSSGIDAALDALRAEIARVG, encoded by the coding sequence GTGCAGACACACGAGATCAGGAAGAGGTTCCTGGATCATTTCGTGAACGCGGGCCACACCGAGGTACCCAGTGCGTCGGTGATACTCGACGACCCGAACCTGCTGTTCGTCAATGCCGGCATGGTGCAGTTCGTGCCGTTCTTCCTCGGCCAGCGCACGCCGCCGTATCCGACGGCAACCAGCATCCAGAAATGCATCCGGACGCCCGACATCGACGAAGTCGGGATCACCACCCGGCACAACACGTTTTTTCAGATGGCCGGCAATTTCTCGTTCGGCGATTATTTCAAGCGTGCAGCCATCGAATTGGCCTGGACCCTGCTGACCAACAAGGTCGAGGACGGCGGCTATGGGCTGGATCCGGAAAAGCTCTGGGCCACAGTTTATTTGGACGATGACGAAGCCATAGCGCTGTGGCGCGAGATCGCCGGCCTGCCGGTCGAGCGTATTCAGCGGCGCGGGATGGCGGACAACTACTGGTCGATGGGCATTCCCGGCCCGTGCGGCCCGTCGTCGGAGATCTATTACGACCGCGGACCCGGGTTCGGGGTCGACGGCGGTCCGGTCGCCAACGAAGACCGCTACCTCGAGGTCTGGAACCTCGTGTTCATGCAGAACGAGCGCGGCGAAGGAATCGGCAAGGAGGACTACGAGATCCTCGGTCCGTTGCCGCGCAAGAACATCGACACCGGCATGGGCGTGGAGCGGATCGCGCTGGTGCTGCAGAACGTGGCCAACGTCTACGAGACCGACCTGCTGCGGCCCGTCATCGACCTGGTGGAGTCGCGTGCCCCGCGCCGCTACGACGTCGGCAACCACGCCGACGACGTGCGCTACCGCATCATCGCCGACCACAGCCGCACCGCCGCGATCCTGATCGGCGACGGGGTGAGCCCCGGCAACGACGGCCGCGGCTACGTCCTGCGCCGCCTGCTGCGCCGCGTCATCCGCTCGGCCAAGCTGCTGGGCATCGACGACCCGATCGTGGGCGATCTGATGGCGACCGTCCGCGACGCGATGGGCCCGTCGTATCCGGAACTGATGACCGACTTCGACCGGATCAACCGGATCGCGATCGCCGAGGAGACGGCCTTCAACCGCACGCTCGCGTCGGGCTCCAAACTGTTCGACGACGTCGCGGGCACCACCAGATCCTCAGGCGCGTCAGTGGTTTCCGGCTCGGACGCTTTCACGCTGCACGACACCTACGGGTTCCCGATCGAGCTCACCCTGGAGATGGCCGCCGAGCAGGGCCTGACCGTCGACCAGGCCGGCTTCCACGAGCTGATGCTGCAGCAGCGGCAGCGCGCCAAGGCCGATGCCGCCGCCCGCAAACACGCCCATGCCGACCTGACCGCCTACCGTGAGCTGGTCGACGCCGGACCGACGGAGTTCACCGGCTTCGACGAATTGACCTCCGAGGCAAGGATTCTCGGGATCTTCGTGGACGGCAAGCGGGTGCCCGTCGTCGCACACGCCGCCCACGGGGAGGCCGCCATCGCCGACCGGGTGGAGCTGGTGCTGGACCGCACCCCGCTCTACGCCGAGTCCGGCGGCCAGCTCGCCGACGTGGGCACCATCACCGGGACCGGGTCCGGCGGGAGCGCCCGGGCCGCCGTGACCGATGTGCAGAAGATCGCCAAAAGCCTGTACGTGCACCGGGTCAATGTGGAATCCGGCGAATTCGTCGAGGGCGACACCGTGGTCGCCGCGGTCGACGCAGGCTGGCGCAAAGGTGCCACCCAGGGCCATTCGGGCACCCACATGGTGCACGCCGCACTGCGGCAAGTGTTGGGGCCCAACGCCGTTCAGGCCGGTTCGCTGAACAGGCCGGGCTATCTGCGGTTCGACTTCAACTGGCAGGGTTCGCTCAGCGAGCAGCAGCGCGCCGACATCGAAGAGGTGACCAACCAGGCGGTGCAGGCCGACTACGAGGTGCACACCTTCGTCGAGAATTTCGAGAAGGCCAAGGCGATGGGCGCGATGGCGCTGTTCGGCGAGAGCTATCCCGAGCAGGTGCGGGTCGTGGAGATCGGCGGCCCGTTCTCACTCGAGCTGTGTGGTGGCACGCATGTGCACAACTCGGCGCAGATCGGGCCGGTCACCTTGCTCGGCGAGTCGTCGGTGGGTTCGGGCGTGCGACGCGTCGAGGCCTACGTCGGCCTGGAGTCGTTCAAGCATCTGGCCAAGGAGCGGGCGCTGATGGCCGGGCTGGCCTCGTCGCTGAAGGTGCCGTCCGACGAGGTGCCCGCCCGGGTGGCGAACCTGGTGGAGCGGTTGAAAGCCGCGGAGAAGGAAATCGAACGTAGCCGGTTGGCGAACGCGCGGGCCGCCGCGGCAAACGCCGCCGCCGGAGCCCAGCACATCGGTAACGTCCAGGTGGTGGCGCAGCGGATGTCAGCCGGGATGACGGGTTCCGATCTGCGCTCGCTGGTCGGCGACATCCGCGGAAAGCTCGGCAACGACCCGGCGGTGGTCGCGCTGATCGCCGAAGGTGGCGGCGGCGCCGTGCCGTACGCGGTCGCCGCCAACCGCGCCGCCCAGGACCTGGGCCTGCGGGCCAACGAGCTGGTCAAGCAGCTCGCCGGCGCAGTCGACGGGCGTGGCGGCGGAAAGGCCGACCTCGCGCAGGGCTCGGGGAAGGATTCCTCCGGCATCGACGCGGCGCTGGACGCCCTACGCGCTGAGATAGCCCGGGTCGGCTGA